The segment TAAGAAGACAACAACACGTCATCGTCAAACACCGATTGAAAAAGGCATGAACCGAACGATGAGTACCATTGGGAATGAACTCGGTAAAGCGATTACAAGAAATATTATGGGAATTCTTACTGGAAAGAAATGATTGGAAATGTTAACGCTTTCTTATAGACGCTATTTGCCTTTGTTGTTATAATAGTTTCATATCGAGGAGGATATTATGAGAAAAATTATTTTATTATGTTCAGCAGGTATGTCAACAAGTATCCTTGTTACAAAGATGCAAGAAGCCGCTGCTGCACAAGGATATGATGTAGAAATATCAGCTCACGCTGTAAGTGAAGCCGCACGCGTTGGTGCTGATGCAGACATCATCCTATTAGGACCCCAAGTTCGATTCAATTTAAGTACAGTTCAAAAACAATTACCAGAAAAACCAATTGAAGTTATCGATATGCGTGCATACGGTACGATGAACGGTGAAGCCGTGATTGCGGAAGTTAAAAAAGTACTTGGTGATGCTTAAATCTAAAAAATGTTAGTGAAAAATAACATTTTTTATTTTATAATAGAAAGTAATTACGATGGAGGTTGTTATGAAAATAAATATCGTGTATTATTCAGCTTCAGGAAATACGCAAATGATTGCGGATTCAATTTATGAAGCGGTTGAAGATTTGGGAATTGATGGGAGTAATGATTTTGTGACAGACGTGACAGCGGATGCTGTTATTGATGCAGATATCCTATTTCTAGGATCCCCAGCAATGAATGATGAGAATGTTGAGGAGTATGAGTTTAGACCGTTCTTTGATGATTTGCTTCCCATGCTGTCAGGGAAACGTGTGGTGTTGTTTGGCTCTTATGATTGGGGCGAAGGTGTTTGGATCGAAAATTGGGAACGTGAGATTGTTGATGCGGGTGGAATTGTGGAACGAAAATTTGCATATCAATGGGAACCGACCGAAGCACAATTAAAAGAAGCATATGAGGAAACGAAAACACTTCTCACAATGTAAATTGTTTCAATGAATGTATAATTTACATATTCTTTGTCAAAAGTGTTGACATTTTTCATTGTGTCGGTATAATTAGTTTATAGATAGTTCATCTATCTAAAAAAACTTGTCCTTTAGACCATCGCTCATAGATAATCTATTTCCTCAAAATTATATAAATTAAGTATTCCTCCAATAATACTGACGATGGATCTTAAAAAACACACATCACTCGGAACTGACCTAGTTCCTTGGGACTAAAGAAAAAACCAAGTTAGGATGAAGTTAACCGATAATTTACGGGAGATTGATATCCTAGCTTTTCTTGTATTCTATTTTCATTGTAATATTTTAAATAGTTTATCACAGTTTGTGATACAATTTCAGTAGAACCCTTTAGTTCTGGGTTTAATTCGAATGTTTCACACTTTAGCGAGGCATGAAACGATTCGATAGGAGCATTATCAGCGGGTACCCTTACGGGACATACTCATGGTAATGCTTTTATTTTTTACTTTGAGTTGATACTCTTTTGATGTATAGACACTCCCTTGATCAGAATGAAGAATACATGGCTGAACGATATCCGGAAGTTGATTTAATGTATCAACCACACATTCTAGGTTTTGTCTGTCACTCAATGTAGACGCAATAATCTCACCATTATATAAATCCATGATCGTAGATAAATAGAGCATCTTATGGCCATAAGGGATGTAAGTGATATCTGTCACCAATTTCTAGAGGACGTAGTGATTTAAAGTCGCGATTAATGATATTGGGCATAATGATCTTCGGATTTTTGTTTTTTCGATACCGTTTGACCTTAACACGGCATTGACATTGGTGTTTCTGCATTATCTTTTGAACAGTGTTCTTATTGATAATTCTTTCTTTTCGAATTAATGCAGTTATTTTTCGATATCCATAACGAAATTTATTTTCTTTACAAAGTTCAATTACTAATCCTTCATTGACAGAATAATTATTAGACTCTAGTTGCTCTTTTTTAGTCCAACGGTAATACGTTGACTTAGGTACCCCAAAAAGATTCAAGATATCTTTAAGAGATACAGTGTTGCGATACTCTTCAACGAGCTTGATGATTATTTCAGGAACCACATCCTTTCTCTTTCCAAATACTTTTTTAATAGTTCAATTTGTTGCTCCAAAGATTTAATTCTAAGTCTTTGTGTTTCTTCGACCGTGTCTCCTTCAGGCCCTTTTCCAAAAGTATATTGCTTGCCTACAGGTTGAGAAAATCGATAGTGTTCACCATTTCGATACCATCTTCACCATGTTTTGACTTGTGTTACATTTTTTATTCCAAGTTCAGTCTGAATAAACCTGCTTGAGTAGCCTGCCAATTTCATTTCTATAACTTTCATCTTTGTCTCATAGCTATGTATAGTTCGTGTTCCCATATAAAAACCTCCTATATTGAACTATTTTACAATAATTCTCATACAAGAGGTTTTTTTCTTTAGTCCCACGGAACTAGGTCAGTTCCCTCCCAGATGTGTGTTTTTTTGTAATTCATCACAACTATTAACATTAAAACGACCGATTCGCTTAAACCATTCTTTTTAAATCATAAAAGTCATAAGCACATCAAATTATGACTTTTTTAAAAAACACAAATACGTTATAATAAGTTCAAGTGAGGTAAGTCTATGAAAGTAATGTATCCAGGATCTTTTGATCCAATCACAACAGGTCACATTGATTTAATCGAACGTTGTGCAAATATGTTTGATCATGTAGTTGTGGCAATTATGGTTAATGAAAAGAAATCAGGAACGTTTACAATGTCAGAACGTTTAGAAATGGCTTGTGACTGTTTATCTCATCTGTCCAATGTTGAGGTTGTTATTGGCGAAGGTCTCACCATTGATTTTGCGGAAAAGCAATCATGCCCAATTCTTGTCAGAGGGATTCGCGCAGTTATGGATTATGAAAATGAATTGCAGTTAGCGACTTCCAATCGTGTTCTAAATGAATCCATTGAGACGCTTTTTTTGGTCGCATCACCCAAGTATTCATACATTTCTTCCAGTGTAGCGCGTGAGATTGCTCGTTACGGAGGTGACCTTACTGGATTTGTTCCTCAAAGTGTTGCAGTGCGACTGTATCAAAATATGATGTTGTGGTTTAGGTCTATAACGCGGCTTTAGCTCAGTGGATAGAGCAAGTGCCTCCTAAGCGCTGTGTCACAAGTTCGATTCTTGTAAGTCGCACCAAATATTTTTACTCTTGAAGTTGTATCAAGAGTTTTTTTTATTGATATTGGCTCGTTTCGTGAGCACATTAGTTTTATAGAAATCTATGATATAATAACAAGTGCACATATAAAAAATAAAAACAAAAGTCAAAGGTCTCATTCTATGAGTATAAGAGAGGAATACATTTTATGAAAAAGAACGCAATAGTTTTAATATTGCTGATGGTAGTTAATAAATTCTTTGGAATTTTTAGAGAATTGTTACTGGCCAAGTATTTTGGTGCGACGGCGATTACTGATGCATACATCATCGCATCGTCCATTCCTAATTCATTATTTAGTTTTATTGCAACAGGGATTACGACGTCATTTATCCCGATTTTTAGTAAGATTCATAAGCGTGAGGGAAGTGACAAAGCTGAAGGATTTACAAGTAATATCATTAATATCTTACTTGTAGTTTTCGTGGGTGTTATTCTTTTAGCGGAAATCTTTACTGAGCCGCTTGTACGTCTATTTGCTTCTGGATTTAACGCAGAAACGATGGCTTTGGCAGTTTCCTTTACAAGAATTACATTACTTGCTGTGTTTTTCCAAACCATTCTCGCTGTATTACAAGGCTACTTACAAATTAAGGAACGCTTTGCAGCTCATGGTATAAGCTATGTAATTATGAATATCGTAATTGTTATAAGTATTATTTTATCAAAAGGAAATTCTATATACCTTCTAGCCTATGGGGTAACCTTTGCGATTGCCAGCCAATCACTCTTTATCTATTTGATTGCGAAACGCTCGGGTTATAAACATCAATTCAAATTAAAAGTTCGCGATGAACACATTAAAATTATGCTTGTTATGGCAGTTCCTGTAATTATTGGTTCGTCGATTGATCAAGTTAACGCTAGTTTTGATAAGACAATTGCTTCAGGGGTTATTGAAGGTGGGATTTCAATTGTAAATTATTCAAATAAAATTAGTGATTCAATTATCGGTCTCTTTGTGAGTTCGATCATTACAGTTTTATTTCCGGCTATGGCGAAGTTTGCTGCCAATGGTGATCATGATGGACTTAAAAAATCAATTTCCAATACGCTGATAGCGGTCAATATGATTGTTGTTCCAGCAACATTGGGGATGATGGTGTTATCACAACCTCTGGTTCAGTTGTTCTTTGGTCGTGGGGCTTTTACACCGGAAGCGGTTGTTTTAACGTCGAATGTGTTAATTGCCTCGTGTTTGGGTCTTATTGTTAATGCGAATGCAATGATTTTACTCCGTGTCTTTTACTCATTAGGGGATACCCGTCGTCCGGTGGTATACGGAGCAATTTCTGTTGGCGCAAACATCGTCGCGAGCTTATTCTTTGTTCAGTTTATGGGATTACCGGGTCTGACCCTTGGTACAAGTATCTCAAAACTGTTTTATTTTATCCTAATCTATTATTTCTTGTATAAAATGATCGGAGATTTCAACAATCAATATATTTTTAAAACCGTTCTTAAACTGATCGTGTCAGGATCAATCATGGCGGCTGCGGTCTTCTTTGCCTATCCATTTATCAGTGCGAAATTGAGTTTGGTAACGGGTCTTGTTCTTGTAGTTTTACTGAAAATCGTTGTCTACTTTGTTGCGGTTAAATTAATGCGAATCGAAGAATTTGATCAAGCACTCGATAGTGTGAAAGCAAAATTTATCAGTAAACTAAAACATTAAAGTTCTCATTTGAGAACTTTTTTACTTGTAAGGGATAAAAAGCCATGTTATATTATAAATAACTAGAAAGGTAGCAGATTGCTATCCGGTGAGACTTATGGGAAATGCGCCTCGACTTAAAACATAATAACTAAAAAGGAGGCGTTTTTTCAATGTTTAACATAAGTCTTGATGTTAAGACAGATCAAGGACGTGATCTTATCACGTCTTTTTCTATGTCCGTAAATAAAGGGGATCGTGTGGGCGTGATCGGAGAAGAGGGAAATGGTAAAAGTGTATTTCTTAAATCACTTGTCAATCGTCCCGAAATTCAAAAACTCAGAATCCACCGTTCCTTGCATCCAGAATCCATCGTTTTTGGATATCTAGGTCAGGAGTTGGAACCGCAGGAGCGTGCTCTAACGCTCTTGGAATTTGTGTTAGGGAGTGCTTGGGATCGTTTTGGGGAGTTTGTCCCCTTGTTTTTAACGATGGTACCAACATTGGATGAAAATGACTATAATCGCACCATGGACTCATTAAGTGGTGGTGAATGTGTTCGTATTCAATTACCAAAGCTTCAGATGCAAGATGTTGACTGTTATGTTTTGGATGAGCCCACCAATAATTTAGATATAGAAGGCTTAATCTGGTTTGAACACTGGATGGAAATGCAAACCAAACCCGTTATCTTTGTATCACACGATCTTAATACGTTAAAACACAGTGCAAATCGCATTCTACACTTTGAACAATTACATCGTAAATCAATTTCAAAATTAACACTGTTTGAAGGATCCTATGATGCATATATTGAAAATCGTGAACGAGCCAGAGCGCACCATAATCAACAAGTTCGTTTTCAGAAACGATTTGAAGCGAAACAAGAGGCAACATGGCAAAAGCAGTATCAAAAAGTGGGTCATCAACTTCGAAATGTGAACCGGGCAGACCCTGGTCTTCAAAAGAAAATGAAAAATTTAAAAGCACAAAAGAAGCGACGATCTAAACAAGTGACCTTGGAACACCAAGATCAAGAAGAAGCAATTAGAATGGAATTCGGCAAACAAAAACCAGTCTATTCGAATGTTGTTTTATCCATTGATATTCCATTTTTAGAGACCGATTGGGGTGTCCGAGGCCGAAACTATTACTACCGTTTACATGCAGGTGAAAAAGTTGCGCTTGTAGGTCTAAATGGTAGTGGTAAAACGACTCTTTTTCATCGTATGATTCAGGGTCTTGAAGGGAATGTAGGTGTGATGCATCAGGATCATCATCAAAATCTTGATGTGAGAAAAAATGCAATTGAAAATTGTATGCGGCTTGGGGAAGCGGAAATGGAAGTTCGAATTGAACTTGGCAGACTTAACTTTACTTCTGATGAGATGGAACTTCCGATTATCCATTTATCCGGTGGACAAAAGGCAAAATTATCGCTGTTAAAGATATTACGGACAAAACCGGATGTGTTGTTATTGGATGAACCGACGCGTAATTTAAGTCCATTTTCATTAAAGGTGATCTATGAGATGTTAGCGGATTATCACGGTGCGATTTGGTGTATTACGCATGACCTCCAACTTATCCAACATGTATTTAAAGATGTTTTAGAAATGACACCCAATGGTTTTACGAAACGTTAAGAAATGCTTGACAGCAAGGATATTCGTGCTATTATTGCATTAATAACAAACTTTATGATTGAGAGGAGTAGCTTTCAAGAAGTAAGTTCAGAGAGTCTGTGGTTGGTGTGAACAGATCTTACCTCGAAGGTGAATGGGCTCATGAAAGGCGGAATGAACACTTCGGTAAGTAGTTTACGACGGTTGCCCCCGTTAAATGGGCAGGAATATGATAGTATTCCTATTGAGCTACGTAGATTACGTAGAGTTTCAGGTGGTACCGCGAAGACTTCGCCCTGTATGGGTGAAGTTTTTTTTGTTCTTAGGGAGGTGATGACCGTGGTATGAAGTGATTGGTGTTTGTTGAATCATTTTGATAAAGGAGCGAAACATATGAAAATCAAAAATTTAACCCTTTCGACCTTGTTTTTAACACTGGGTCTTGTATTACATATCACGGTCCCGGGTACCGTAGGTTTTATGAAACCCGATTTTATGCTTGCGATGTTTTTCTTTGCGCTTTTTGGACTGCAATCGTTTCGAGAGGTTATCGTTGTAAGCATAGTTTGTGGCTTTTTGACTGCCATGACAACGGCAATGCCTGGTGGGGAAGTTGCTAATGTCATCGATAAACTCATTACCGGTCCACTTGTCTTCTATGGATACCAATTCTTAGTTAGAAAATTGGATTTAAAGGTTTCGTCGTGTTTGATTACGTGTCTTGGAACTTGTATATCCGGCTTGATTTTTTTAAGCATCGTTCAAGTGCTGGGTGGGATTTCCCTCCCGCTACAATTTTTCCTATTGGGTATCATTCTTCCGGCGATGGTTGTAAATAGCATCCTTGTTTTGCTAATTTCAAAGGTGATGGAACGCATTCAACCGAAAAAAGAGCCTAATCTTCATTATTAAATATGAGATGGTTTCGTATCAAAAAATAATGTTTTGGATCAGATTATTTTCTGTGTTTTTAAAGATAAGTTTGATTAAGAAGACTAGAGTGGGTATACGTCCATGGAACACGATTGTATCAGTGTGTGTTTTGAGATTAAAAAGTCTTATACGTTGATAATGCGCTTTGATTATTTGTATAAATCCGATAATTTCACACTAGCATTCCCATAGTTTTTCGTTATAATAGGAACGAGGGATAAAATATATGAAACTGATCGATTTAACACAAACATTTAATGAAGCAACTGGGGTCTTCCCAGGCGATACGAAAACAAAATTTGACTTGGATGCATGTTTTGAAGATGACGGCTACACAAACTATTCGGTGACGGCATCCTTGCACACAGGAACTAATGTGGAAGTTCCCATGCACCTATCAAGTGATGAGCGATTTATCAGTAATTTCCCCATTGACCGGTTTATTGGTCGTGGCGTTATGATTGATGTTCGCAATCAAAAAGAAATTGGTTATAAACCGGATTACGAGCTCTTGGTGAATCAAGGGGATGTCGTCGTGTTTTATACTGGATTTGATGAGCGCCGTGGTGAGAAAGCGTATTTCGAAGATCATCCAGTCTTTACTGAGGAACTTGCAATGTTTCTTGTGGAAAAACAAATTAAGATGGTAGGGATGGATATTCCATCACCTGATTTGGAACCTTATTATGTCCATAATATTCTTATGGATGCGGATATTATGATCTTAGAAAATCTCAACAACTTAGATTCATTACGCTATCATAAAGATTTTATTATTTCGGCAGTGCCGCTCAAAATCGAATCAGAAGCAAGTCCTGTTCGTGCTTATGCTGTTTTAAAATAATGAGGCGTAACGTAACGTATGTGTGTATTGTGATGCTTTTTGGACTTACAGGCTGTCAAACACATCAAAACTCCGTCTGCGAAAAAGACTATGTTGTCGATGGAAGTCTAATCCATGAAACGTATCGTGATACAATCTCGGATAATTATACAATTGAGCGTCTCCATACTTTTCAAATCAGTGATTTAAAGGAAAATATCGATGACTGGTTTTTAACGCAATTACCCCAAAAGGAAATCGTGATGTTCAAGGAAATTTTGAATCAAGAATCGTTGCGGTTTACCATGTTAAGTACAGACCAAGATTTTAATCAAGGAACGTTTTTAATTTCTCATCGTTATGTTTTTGATATGATGAGTTCGGATGAATTGCATCTTGTTTCCACAACATTTAATCAGTCCGTTCTAACTTTTGAAGCGTTAAAGACTTATCGCACACAACAAAATTTTAAATGCACGTATTAACGTGCATTTTTTATTGCTTCGATAAATGCGTTGTGGTATTGTATCGGTATAACGATACAGAGGTGGAACTATGAAATTAGAGATTAATAATCTTTCAAAATCGTTTGATCAACAAGTAGTTTTGAAGGACATTAATTTAACGCTTGAAAAGGGAAAGATTTATGCGTTATTGGGGCGCAATGGAGCAGGGAAAACAACATTTTTTAACTGTATTAGTCAAGAAATTCCCTATGACCAAGGGACGGTTTGTTTTGAGGATGGATCACCCTTAACCCAACAAGATGTCGGGTTTGTTTATACAAATCCGATGTTGCCTGAGTTTTTGACAGGACTTGAATTTCTGACATTTTTTATTGATATTCATAAGGATCAAGGATTTAAACGTGAAGATGTTCATTCTTATTTTGATACAATACAATTCAATCAAGATGACCGTTATAAACTTATCAAAGACTATTCACATGGAATGCGTAATAAGCTGCAGATGCTCTGCATTATGATGTTGAAGCCAAAAGTTCTCTTTCTTGATGAACCATTAACTTCATTTGATGTGGTTGCATCCATTGAAATGAAACGTCAACTCGTAGCGTTTAAAGAAGACTGTATTATGGTTTTATCAACCCATATGATGCAGATCGCTGAGGATATTTGTGATGAGGTGATTATCTTACATCACGGTGAAGCATCCATCTTAGATTTTGGGCGATTGCATGATCCTTCGTTTGAGGAAGATATCATTCATATCTTAAGTGATAATCATCAATCATAATGTTTTAAAGGATATTACAAGGGTAAATCGAACGAATCAATTTATTTACTACCTTCGTTCGATAAAACCACTACGTAAAGTCATCTATACCAATATTTATGAAAAAACGGATCAAAAAAAGAAACTGGGGCGCGTTGTATCGGTTTTTCATTTTATACGAATCGTCGTGAATCAATTTGTTTATCTATTTATTGTTTTTGGTCTGATTGCGAAAATATTTCCATCCGTTCCGATTGCGTTTATTTGGTTGCTCTTGGTGTTGCTTGGGTGCTGTATCAACACCATATCGACGGATGACTCTAAAGAGAAGTGGACCTTAATACGTTCCTTCAAAGTGGATTATCAATCTTACTACATGTTTCGTATGCGAAATGACTTCATTGAACGGATGCTTTACGCAATCGTGATGATGTCTACCGTTTTAATGT is part of the Erysipelothrix piscisicarius genome and harbors:
- a CDS encoding ATP-binding cassette domain-containing protein, whose product is MFNISLDVKTDQGRDLITSFSMSVNKGDRVGVIGEEGNGKSVFLKSLVNRPEIQKLRIHRSLHPESIVFGYLGQELEPQERALTLLEFVLGSAWDRFGEFVPLFLTMVPTLDENDYNRTMDSLSGGECVRIQLPKLQMQDVDCYVLDEPTNNLDIEGLIWFEHWMEMQTKPVIFVSHDLNTLKHSANRILHFEQLHRKSISKLTLFEGSYDAYIENRERARAHHNQQVRFQKRFEAKQEATWQKQYQKVGHQLRNVNRADPGLQKKMKNLKAQKKRRSKQVTLEHQDQEEAIRMEFGKQKPVYSNVVLSIDIPFLETDWGVRGRNYYYRLHAGEKVALVGLNGSGKTTLFHRMIQGLEGNVGVMHQDHHQNLDVRKNAIENCMRLGEAEMEVRIELGRLNFTSDEMELPIIHLSGGQKAKLSLLKILRTKPDVLLLDEPTRNLSPFSLKVIYEMLADYHGAIWCITHDLQLIQHVFKDVLEMTPNGFTKR
- a CDS encoding PTS sugar transporter subunit IIB, which encodes MRKIILLCSAGMSTSILVTKMQEAAAAQGYDVEISAHAVSEAARVGADADIILLGPQVRFNLSTVQKQLPEKPIEVIDMRAYGTMNGEAVIAEVKKVLGDA
- a CDS encoding ABC transporter ATP-binding protein, which translates into the protein MKLEINNLSKSFDQQVVLKDINLTLEKGKIYALLGRNGAGKTTFFNCISQEIPYDQGTVCFEDGSPLTQQDVGFVYTNPMLPEFLTGLEFLTFFIDIHKDQGFKREDVHSYFDTIQFNQDDRYKLIKDYSHGMRNKLQMLCIMMLKPKVLFLDEPLTSFDVVASIEMKRQLVAFKEDCIMVLSTHMMQIAEDICDEVIILHHGEASILDFGRLHDPSFEEDIIHILSDNHQS
- a CDS encoding tryptophan transporter; the protein is MKIKNLTLSTLFLTLGLVLHITVPGTVGFMKPDFMLAMFFFALFGLQSFREVIVVSIVCGFLTAMTTAMPGGEVANVIDKLITGPLVFYGYQFLVRKLDLKVSSCLITCLGTCISGLIFLSIVQVLGGISLPLQFFLLGIILPAMVVNSILVLLISKVMERIQPKKEPNLHY
- a CDS encoding cyclase family protein produces the protein MKLIDLTQTFNEATGVFPGDTKTKFDLDACFEDDGYTNYSVTASLHTGTNVEVPMHLSSDERFISNFPIDRFIGRGVMIDVRNQKEIGYKPDYELLVNQGDVVVFYTGFDERRGEKAYFEDHPVFTEELAMFLVEKQIKMVGMDIPSPDLEPYYVHNILMDADIMILENLNNLDSLRYHKDFIISAVPLKIESEASPVRAYAVLK
- a CDS encoding flavodoxin domain-containing protein, with the translated sequence MKINIVYYSASGNTQMIADSIYEAVEDLGIDGSNDFVTDVTADAVIDADILFLGSPAMNDENVEEYEFRPFFDDLLPMLSGKRVVLFGSYDWGEGVWIENWEREIVDAGGIVERKFAYQWEPTEAQLKEAYEETKTLLTM
- the murJ gene encoding murein biosynthesis integral membrane protein MurJ encodes the protein MKKNAIVLILLMVVNKFFGIFRELLLAKYFGATAITDAYIIASSIPNSLFSFIATGITTSFIPIFSKIHKREGSDKAEGFTSNIINILLVVFVGVILLAEIFTEPLVRLFASGFNAETMALAVSFTRITLLAVFFQTILAVLQGYLQIKERFAAHGISYVIMNIVIVISIILSKGNSIYLLAYGVTFAIASQSLFIYLIAKRSGYKHQFKLKVRDEHIKIMLVMAVPVIIGSSIDQVNASFDKTIASGVIEGGISIVNYSNKISDSIIGLFVSSIITVLFPAMAKFAANGDHDGLKKSISNTLIAVNMIVVPATLGMMVLSQPLVQLFFGRGAFTPEAVVLTSNVLIASCLGLIVNANAMILLRVFYSLGDTRRPVVYGAISVGANIVASLFFVQFMGLPGLTLGTSISKLFYFILIYYFLYKMIGDFNNQYIFKTVLKLIVSGSIMAAAVFFAYPFISAKLSLVTGLVLVVLLKIVVYFVAVKLMRIEEFDQALDSVKAKFISKLKH
- the coaD gene encoding pantetheine-phosphate adenylyltransferase; its protein translation is MKVMYPGSFDPITTGHIDLIERCANMFDHVVVAIMVNEKKSGTFTMSERLEMACDCLSHLSNVEVVIGEGLTIDFAEKQSCPILVRGIRAVMDYENELQLATSNRVLNESIETLFLVASPKYSYISSSVAREIARYGGDLTGFVPQSVAVRLYQNMMLWFRSITRL